One region of Desertifilum tharense IPPAS B-1220 genomic DNA includes:
- the hemN gene encoding oxygen-independent coproporphyrinogen III oxidase → MKLLSQAVEFDFNLLRKYDRPVPRYTSYPPATELREEFAEIDFKAAIAVGNYKKTPLSLYCHIPFCETACYFCGCNTIITQRKALAEPYLEYLQRDIRQMASYIDRDRHVDQLHWGGGTPNYLSAQQVETLWETLNQHFTFAPDAEISIEVNPRFLERDYLFHLRDLGFNRISFGIQDFDPRVQAAVNRIQPEEMLFEAMGWIREAGFESVNVDLIYGLPYQSLETFKNTIHKTLKLEPDRIAVFNFAYVPWLKPIQRKIPQDALPAGQEKLDILQMTIAELTDNGYVFIGMDHFAKPNDELAIAQREGNLHRNFQGYTTKPESELFGFGMTSISMLHDVYVQNHKRLKSYYQAIDKGELPIERGVALSREDIIRRSIIMELMCQFQLCQNDIEEKYHLSFDLDFEGYFAQEKYDLRLLEADGLLHVYPHRIEVTPIGRLLIRNIASVFDTYLRHHQLDRFSKAV, encoded by the coding sequence ATGAAACTGTTATCTCAAGCCGTTGAATTTGATTTCAATTTACTTAGAAAATACGATCGTCCGGTTCCCCGCTATACCAGCTATCCTCCTGCAACGGAACTGAGAGAAGAGTTTGCTGAAATTGACTTTAAAGCAGCGATCGCCGTCGGGAATTATAAAAAAACCCCCCTGTCGCTGTACTGTCATATTCCCTTTTGCGAAACCGCCTGCTACTTCTGCGGCTGTAACACGATCATTACCCAACGCAAAGCCTTAGCCGAACCTTATCTAGAGTATCTTCAGCGCGATATTCGCCAAATGGCATCCTATATCGATCGCGATCGCCACGTCGATCAACTCCACTGGGGAGGCGGAACCCCCAACTACCTCTCGGCGCAACAGGTTGAAACCCTTTGGGAAACCCTAAATCAGCATTTTACCTTTGCCCCCGATGCCGAAATTTCCATTGAAGTTAACCCCCGATTTTTAGAACGCGACTATCTGTTTCACCTGCGCGATTTAGGCTTTAATCGGATTAGTTTTGGTATCCAAGATTTTGACCCCAGAGTTCAAGCCGCCGTGAATCGCATTCAACCCGAAGAAATGCTCTTTGAAGCAATGGGTTGGATACGCGAAGCCGGATTTGAAAGCGTCAACGTCGATTTAATTTACGGCTTGCCCTATCAAAGTCTAGAAACCTTTAAAAACACGATTCACAAAACCCTAAAACTAGAACCCGATCGGATTGCTGTCTTTAACTTTGCCTACGTTCCTTGGTTAAAACCCATTCAGCGTAAAATTCCCCAAGACGCCCTTCCCGCCGGTCAAGAAAAACTCGATATTCTGCAAATGACCATTGCAGAACTCACCGATAACGGGTATGTGTTTATTGGGATGGATCACTTCGCCAAACCGAATGACGAATTGGCGATCGCGCAACGGGAAGGCAACTTGCACCGCAACTTTCAGGGTTACACCACCAAGCCCGAATCCGAACTATTTGGATTTGGCATGACTTCCATTAGTATGTTGCATGATGTTTATGTCCAAAATCATAAACGCTTAAAATCCTACTACCAAGCCATCGACAAGGGCGAATTACCCATTGAACGCGGCGTTGCTCTCAGCCGAGAAGATATTATTCGTCGCAGTATTATTATGGAACTGATGTGTCAGTTTCAGCTTTGCCAAAACGATATCGAAGAAAAATATCATCTCAGCTTTGACTTAGACTTTGAAGGCTATTTTGCTCAAGAAAAATACGATTTGCGTCTCCTAGAAGCCGATGGACTATTGCACGTCTATCCTCACCGAATAGAAGTCACTCCCATTGGACGCTTGTTAATCAGAAATATTGCCTCAGTTTTCGATACTTACCTGAGACATCACCAATTGGATCGCTTCTCCAAAGCCGTCTAA
- a CDS encoding Rpn family recombination-promoting nuclease/putative transposase translates to MRRDSIFYQLFQQSPQLLFDLLENPPANAPSYRFDSVAVKEPKFEIDGVFLPPESETPGVVYFCEVQFQKDEQLYERLFGELFLYFYRNRNRFDDWQAVVIYPSRSVEQTQTHPYRALLTSEQMHRVYLDELGEIAQLPLGVALMVLTTLQEERAVVEARNLLARSQQELPPQPSRAIIEMLTTIMVYKFAQLSRAEVEAMLGIRLQETRVYQEAKEDEAKLLILRQLTRRVGEVPEAAKEQINSLSLTQLEALAEALLDFSNLSDLEIWLAEQNP, encoded by the coding sequence ATGCGGCGAGATTCCATCTTTTACCAATTGTTCCAACAATCGCCACAACTCCTGTTTGATCTACTGGAAAATCCTCCAGCTAATGCCCCAAGCTATCGGTTTGACTCAGTTGCAGTGAAAGAACCCAAGTTTGAAATCGATGGGGTATTTCTCCCGCCTGAATCCGAAACACCTGGAGTCGTCTACTTCTGTGAAGTTCAGTTTCAAAAGGATGAACAACTGTATGAGCGGTTGTTTGGAGAACTATTTCTCTATTTTTATCGCAACCGCAACCGCTTCGATGATTGGCAAGCTGTAGTCATCTACCCCTCGCGCTCAGTTGAGCAAACTCAAACTCATCCCTATCGGGCTTTGTTGACAAGCGAACAGATGCACAGAGTCTATTTGGATGAATTGGGCGAAATCGCTCAACTACCGCTAGGGGTTGCTTTAATGGTCTTAACCACGCTTCAGGAAGAACGAGCCGTAGTGGAAGCTCGAAATTTACTAGCGCGATCGCAACAGGAGCTACCCCCACAACCCAGTCGTGCCATCATAGAGATGCTAACCACGATTATGGTTTACAAGTTTGCCCAGTTGAGCCGAGCGGAGGTAGAAGCCATGTTAGGAATCCGGTTACAGGAAACGCGGGTATATCAAGAAGCGAAAGAAGATGAAGCAAAATTGCTGATTCTGCGCCAATTGACTCGACGAGTGGGAGAAGTGCCAGAAGCAGCCAAAGAACAAATTAATAGTTTATCTCTTACCCAACTAGAAGCCTTAGCCGAGGCGTTGTTAGATTTCTCCAATTTATCCGATTTAGAGATATGGTTGGCGGAGCAGAACCCGTAA
- a CDS encoding bromodomain-containing protein yields the protein MDFRYKWKRGRTPTPDEAMRDSALLDESQFDSKQDWEMAEQDARRHLGLPLQTVDEKRSVLPKAVPDKADMTKP from the coding sequence ATGGATTTTAGATATAAATGGAAACGCGGACGCACCCCAACGCCTGATGAAGCAATGCGCGATAGTGCATTACTCGATGAAAGCCAGTTTGATAGCAAGCAAGATTGGGAAATGGCCGAACAAGACGCCCGCCGACATCTCGGCTTACCCTTGCAAACCGTGGATGAAAAACGGTCTGTGCTACCCAAGGCAGTACCCGATAAGGCAGATATGACAAAGCCCTAA
- a CDS encoding phosphodiester glycosidase family protein has translation MKNFWLLSLLSLGCWSGLLLQACAPIHEVEVSSAIAQAPTTPPEVRFTTQANRHSNVYILQIPANSGFQVVPALSPQLETVEEFAQKYQAIAVLNGGFFDPLNQKTTSYIVRQGELIADPQANERLMENPNLAPYLDRILNRSEFRRLVCAGTVRYAIANPRQLPPPGCQIVDALGGGPRLLPEMTLQEEGFLETENGQIVRDPLGIDRANARTAIGLTPNGDILWVMVAQKPDSSEPSGMSLIELAQLMRSLGAETALNLDGGSSSALYYRGQVFYGRGVPRPVHSVLLLQPDN, from the coding sequence ATGAAAAACTTTTGGCTGCTGAGTTTACTATCCCTGGGTTGTTGGAGTGGGTTGCTTCTTCAAGCTTGTGCGCCAATTCATGAGGTTGAGGTGAGTTCGGCGATCGCCCAAGCTCCAACCACCCCCCCTGAAGTTCGCTTCACCACGCAGGCTAACCGCCACAGCAATGTCTATATTTTGCAGATTCCAGCAAATTCGGGGTTTCAGGTTGTCCCTGCCCTGTCGCCGCAGCTAGAGACAGTGGAAGAGTTTGCCCAAAAGTATCAAGCGATCGCGGTTTTAAATGGGGGCTTTTTCGATCCCCTCAATCAGAAAACCACCTCTTATATTGTGCGACAGGGAGAACTGATTGCCGATCCGCAGGCGAACGAACGCTTGATGGAAAATCCCAACCTAGCACCCTACCTCGATCGCATCCTCAATCGTAGCGAGTTTCGCCGCTTGGTTTGTGCGGGAACGGTACGCTATGCGATCGCCAACCCTCGCCAACTCCCACCCCCCGGCTGTCAGATCGTCGATGCGTTGGGTGGGGGGCCTCGTTTGCTTCCGGAAATGACGCTACAGGAAGAAGGGTTTTTAGAAACTGAAAACGGTCAGATCGTCCGCGATCCGTTAGGTATCGATCGCGCCAATGCTAGAACGGCGATCGGTCTTACCCCCAATGGCGATATCCTGTGGGTGATGGTGGCCCAAAAGCCCGATAGCAGCGAACCCTCTGGGATGAGTTTAATCGAGTTAGCCCAACTAATGCGATCGCTCGGAGCCGAAACCGCGCTTAACCTGGATGGCGGCAGTTCTTCTGCGTTATATTATCGCGGTCAGGTCTTCTACGGTCGGGGAGTCCCGCGCCCGGTTCACTCCGTTTTGTTATTACAGCCGGACAATTAA
- the hemJ gene encoding protoporphyrinogen oxidase HemJ — MLYLWFKAFHIIGIVVWFSGLFYLVRLFVYYAEANLQPEPARGILQPQYRLMAQRLYNLITTPGMILTLAMAIALLQVDPTLIQSPWLQCKLVFVIGVVAYHFYCGYLLKQIEKGQSDWNGQQFRILNEVPTILLIAIALLAVFKQTLPLNTLLGTLGIAISAIAIIFWLYAKQRQRLSQQTP, encoded by the coding sequence ATGCTCTATTTATGGTTTAAGGCGTTTCATATTATTGGAATTGTGGTTTGGTTTTCCGGCTTGTTTTATCTGGTGCGCCTATTTGTTTATTATGCCGAAGCCAACTTGCAACCGGAGCCTGCACGGGGAATTTTGCAACCGCAATATCGTTTGATGGCGCAACGGCTGTATAACTTGATTACTACGCCTGGAATGATTTTAACGTTGGCGATGGCGATCGCCCTATTGCAAGTAGACCCCACCTTAATTCAGAGTCCGTGGTTGCAATGTAAGTTAGTCTTTGTTATCGGGGTGGTGGCGTATCATTTCTATTGCGGCTATCTGTTAAAGCAGATTGAGAAAGGACAAAGTGACTGGAACGGTCAACAATTCCGCATTTTGAACGAAGTCCCCACAATTTTATTAATTGCGATCGCCCTTTTAGCCGTTTTTAAGCAAACCTTACCCCTCAATACGCTACTGGGAACGTTAGGGATAGCCATTAGCGCGATCGCGATTATCTTTTGGTTATACGCCAAACAGCGCCAACGCCTCAGCCAGCAAACGCCTTAA
- a CDS encoding fatty acid desaturase, giving the protein MTQQPQLTKDPQPLVLSWTNLIFFAIIHALALLSPWFFTWSALGVTLLLHWFLGSIGICLGYHRLLSHRSFQVPKPLEYAIALIGATAMQGGPIFWVSGHRLHHAYTEDVDKDPYSARRGFWWSHVLWILYPQKQFFNAEQYNRFAPDLARDPFYLWLDRYYLLLQIPLGILLYTLGGWPFIIWGMCLRAVLLWHSTWLINSVTHVYGYRTFEVNDNSRNLWWAAILTYGEGWHNNHHAYPQVAKAGWRWWEIDVTWWVIASLRLVGLAKKVIMPPPQALSNKGV; this is encoded by the coding sequence ATGACTCAACAACCGCAATTAACAAAAGACCCTCAGCCACTCGTTCTGAGTTGGACAAATTTAATCTTCTTCGCGATTATTCACGCCTTAGCTTTGTTATCACCCTGGTTTTTTACTTGGTCAGCCTTGGGCGTCACCCTACTTTTACATTGGTTTTTAGGCAGCATTGGGATTTGCTTGGGGTATCATCGTTTACTGAGCCATCGTAGCTTTCAAGTCCCTAAACCCTTAGAATATGCGATCGCCCTCATTGGCGCGACAGCCATGCAAGGCGGCCCGATTTTCTGGGTTTCCGGCCATCGTTTGCACCATGCCTACACAGAAGACGTAGATAAAGACCCCTACTCTGCACGTCGCGGCTTCTGGTGGAGTCATGTCCTGTGGATTCTCTACCCGCAAAAACAATTTTTCAACGCCGAACAATATAATCGATTTGCCCCAGACTTAGCCAGAGACCCCTTTTACCTGTGGCTAGATCGCTATTATCTGCTGTTGCAAATTCCTTTAGGCATTCTTTTATATACTCTCGGTGGTTGGCCGTTTATCATCTGGGGAATGTGCTTGCGGGCGGTTTTATTGTGGCATAGCACTTGGCTGATTAATTCTGTCACCCATGTTTACGGCTATCGTACCTTTGAAGTTAACGATAACTCCCGCAACCTCTGGTGGGCGGCCATTCTCACCTATGGGGAAGGTTGGCATAATAATCATCACGCCTATCCCCAAGTGGCAAAAGCGGGATGGCGCTGGTGGGAGATTGATGTTACCTGGTGGGTTATTGCTAGTTTGCGCCTGGTGGGTTTAGCGAAAAAGGTGATTATGCCACCCCCGCAAGCGCTGAGTAATAAGGGGGTTTAA
- a CDS encoding Hsp20/alpha crystallin family protein codes for MSLVRWNPWQEINTLNRQMNRLFDELSTSDLWDAAQKLVRVPPAEIEETAEAIRLKLEVPGIDAKDLDIQVSENTVSVKGERKSEARTEENGVTRTEFHYGQFQRVIPLPARIQNTNVSADYKDGILHLTLPKAEAEKAKVVKVNIEQG; via the coding sequence ATGAGTTTAGTTCGTTGGAACCCCTGGCAAGAAATCAACACGCTAAACCGTCAGATGAACCGCCTGTTTGATGAACTAAGCACTTCCGATCTTTGGGATGCTGCTCAAAAGTTAGTCCGCGTTCCTCCAGCCGAAATTGAAGAAACCGCCGAAGCCATCCGCCTCAAGCTGGAAGTGCCTGGAATTGATGCCAAAGATCTCGATATTCAAGTCTCGGAAAACACAGTTTCTGTTAAAGGCGAACGGAAATCTGAAGCGAGAACAGAAGAAAACGGCGTCACTCGAACAGAGTTTCACTACGGTCAATTCCAACGCGTGATTCCACTACCTGCACGCATCCAAAACACGAATGTCAGCGCCGATTACAAAGATGGTATTCTTCACTTAACTTTACCCAAAGCTGAAGCAGAAAAGGCAAAAGTTGTGAAGGTTAATATCGAACAAGGTTAG
- a CDS encoding PleD family two-component system response regulator, which translates to MSTVLVVDKNPALREAIANLLLQNGISVQEAADGKEAIEKVQSRAPDLVITDIVMPWINGYELCQWLKTEASLKPRIPVVICSNRNNEFDRYWGKKKGADAFINKPLQARELIETVKQFFV; encoded by the coding sequence ATGAGCACTGTTTTAGTCGTCGATAAAAACCCTGCCTTACGGGAGGCGATCGCTAATTTGCTTTTGCAAAATGGGATTAGCGTTCAAGAAGCGGCTGATGGCAAAGAAGCGATAGAAAAAGTACAGTCACGCGCCCCAGATTTAGTGATTACTGATATTGTAATGCCGTGGATTAATGGTTACGAACTCTGCCAATGGCTCAAAACCGAAGCGAGTCTTAAACCCCGAATTCCGGTTGTCATTTGTTCTAATCGCAATAATGAATTTGACCGCTATTGGGGAAAGAAAAAGGGAGCCGATGCTTTTATTAACAAGCCCCTACAAGCGAGAGAGCTAATTGAAACAGTCAAGCAGTTTTTCGTTTAA
- a CDS encoding aspartate ammonia-lyase: MTEPYRIEKDSMGERQIPNDAYYGIQTLRAMENFPISGLPPLPTYVDACLLIKKATAIANGELGCIPKDVSQAIVQAADEILQGQLRDQFVVDIYQAGAGTSHHMNVNEVLANRALEILGDQKGNYKRVSPNDHVNYGQSTNDVIPTAIRIGGLLALEHGLYPALSDAIATLDTKAEEFQDVIKSGRTHLQDAVPVRLGEGFRAWAQILNDHMARIEMAAIDLTQLGLGGSATGTGLNTHPLYRFRVAQLLSDLIGQTVEPSRHLMAAMQSMSPFVHVSGALRNLAQDLVKISHDLRLMDSGPKTGFKEIQLPPVQPGSSIMPGKYNPVMTEMTSMVCFQVMGYDSAIALAAQAGQLELNVMMPLIAHNLIHSIEILGNAIAALTQQCLEGITANRDRCLAYAEGSLALVTALNPHIGYLNAAAVAKESLETGKSLRQIVLERQLMTTEELDKVLDLEKMSQMPASSPQEL, from the coding sequence ATGACTGAACCATACCGGATCGAAAAAGACTCAATGGGAGAAAGACAAATCCCAAACGATGCCTATTATGGGATTCAGACCCTACGGGCGATGGAAAACTTCCCGATCAGCGGACTTCCCCCCTTACCCACCTATGTCGATGCTTGTCTTTTAATTAAAAAAGCGACGGCGATCGCCAATGGCGAACTTGGCTGCATTCCTAAAGATGTGAGTCAAGCCATTGTTCAAGCAGCCGATGAAATTTTGCAAGGTCAATTGCGCGATCAGTTTGTTGTTGATATCTATCAAGCGGGGGCTGGAACCTCCCACCACATGAACGTTAATGAGGTTCTCGCCAACCGCGCCTTAGAGATTTTAGGCGACCAAAAGGGCAACTACAAGCGCGTCAGCCCCAACGATCATGTCAATTACGGTCAATCTACCAATGATGTGATTCCCACCGCGATCCGGATTGGGGGATTATTAGCATTAGAGCATGGCTTGTATCCGGCTTTATCGGATGCGATCGCCACCTTAGACACCAAAGCTGAGGAATTCCAAGATGTGATTAAATCGGGCAGAACCCACCTACAAGACGCGGTTCCCGTCCGCTTGGGAGAAGGCTTCCGCGCTTGGGCGCAAATTCTCAACGATCACATGGCCCGCATTGAAATGGCCGCCATCGATCTCACTCAGTTAGGCTTAGGGGGAAGTGCTACAGGAACGGGTTTGAATACGCATCCTCTCTATCGCTTCCGGGTGGCGCAACTGCTTTCCGACTTAATTGGACAAACCGTAGAACCCTCCCGCCATCTGATGGCGGCGATGCAGAGTATGTCCCCGTTCGTCCATGTTTCTGGTGCATTACGCAACCTCGCGCAAGATTTGGTCAAAATTTCCCACGATCTGCGTTTAATGGATTCTGGGCCAAAAACGGGTTTTAAGGAAATTCAACTCCCCCCCGTGCAACCCGGTTCTTCGATTATGCCAGGGAAATATAATCCGGTGATGACGGAAATGACTTCAATGGTCTGTTTCCAGGTGATGGGGTACGATAGCGCGATCGCCCTGGCTGCCCAAGCCGGACAATTAGAATTAAATGTAATGATGCCGCTGATTGCCCATAATCTGATTCACAGTATTGAGATATTGGGAAATGCGATCGCCGCCTTGACGCAACAATGTTTAGAAGGGATTACCGCTAATCGCGATCGCTGTTTGGCCTATGCTGAAGGCAGTCTAGCCCTCGTCACCGCCCTCAACCCCCATATCGGCTATCTCAACGCCGCCGCCGTCGCCAAGGAATCTCTAGAAACGGGCAAGTCCTTACGCCAAATTGTCCTAGAACGCCAACTGATGACCACCGAAGAACTCGACAAGGTTCTTGACTTAGAGAAAATGAGCCAAATGCCCGCCTCTTCTCCCCAAGAGTTGTAA
- a CDS encoding Uma2 family endonuclease, with protein MNALTLQLPSAFQMTNEQFAQLAAVNKNLRLELTSTEELIIMPPTGGETGNRNFEIYIDLGLWNRQTRLGKAFDSSTGFRLPQGGTRSPDVAWLRMERWEALSEEQRKGFLPLCPDFAVELVSETDNLEDTQKKMREYLENGLRLGWLINPKTRQVEIYRPNQAVEVLESPTTLSGEDVLPGFVLNLQPIFA; from the coding sequence ATGAATGCTTTAACACTGCAACTCCCTTCAGCTTTTCAAATGACTAATGAACAGTTTGCACAGCTTGCGGCGGTCAACAAAAACTTGCGCTTAGAATTAACCTCTACCGAAGAACTCATAATTATGCCGCCCACTGGGGGAGAAACAGGAAATCGAAATTTTGAGATTTATATTGATTTAGGGCTATGGAACCGTCAAACTCGGTTAGGTAAAGCCTTTGATTCCTCCACAGGTTTTCGTTTACCTCAAGGTGGAACTCGTTCTCCAGATGTGGCTTGGTTACGCATGGAACGATGGGAAGCCTTGAGTGAAGAACAGCGAAAGGGATTCTTACCTTTGTGTCCTGACTTTGCGGTAGAACTTGTCTCAGAAACGGATAACTTGGAAGATACGCAGAAAAAAATGCGGGAGTATCTAGAGAACGGATTGCGATTAGGATGGTTAATTAATCCCAAAACTCGACAGGTTGAAATTTATCGCCCGAATCAAGCTGTGGAAGTTTTAGAGTCCCCGACAACGTTATCGGGTGAAGATGTTCTACCGGGTTTTGTGTTAAATTTGCAACCTATTTTTGCATAG